Proteins found in one Clostridia bacterium genomic segment:
- the ypeB gene encoding germination protein YpeB, whose protein sequence is MADDSAGARRSANNWPYALLVLITVVSLTYGFAQMKAKQRLEVAVENQYFHAFYDLLGNVDNVRTAIAKSLAAGSPRLRVGALSDVWREASNAQANLNSLPVSQSILVRTSAFLTQVSDFAFSTARKAADQQMMSAEDWKRLSDMKAQSQDLSNGLSKMEAQAAAGKVSWVRVAEQARAGVRKSGGGNTGAKLTTAVDGVTDGLTKVDEQIQTFPTLIYDGPFSDHIEARKPVGVTGAPITAEQAKEIAMRFVPFDASAHSAKVEEEVRSKIPAYRIQLDAPKNSGKPNAVVDVTKVGGHVTLMNVARDLAPKKLDLDDAVSRAHQFLAKVGMVSMTPTFVSEAADAAVIPFIYQQGNVLVYPDLIKVKVALDSGDVIGYDATGYFMSHTARKLPEPKVKSTEAKELLSPGFVASDPAKLAVIPVETVAAPEAFCWEFHGTSYGDEFFVYVNAESGREEKLLQIVKTPEGKLTM, encoded by the coding sequence ATGGCGGATGATTCAGCTGGAGCGCGCCGATCCGCGAACAATTGGCCATATGCGCTCTTGGTGTTGATAACCGTGGTAAGCCTGACGTATGGTTTTGCACAGATGAAGGCGAAGCAAAGGCTTGAGGTTGCAGTGGAGAACCAGTATTTCCATGCCTTCTACGATCTCCTGGGCAATGTTGACAATGTGCGCACCGCGATAGCAAAGAGCCTTGCCGCCGGCTCGCCAAGGCTTAGAGTCGGGGCGCTGTCCGACGTGTGGAGAGAGGCGTCGAATGCGCAGGCCAATCTGAATAGCCTTCCGGTATCCCAAAGTATCCTGGTAAGGACGTCCGCATTCCTCACTCAGGTGAGCGACTTCGCCTTTTCCACAGCGCGTAAGGCAGCGGATCAGCAGATGATGAGCGCAGAGGACTGGAAACGGCTGTCTGACATGAAGGCACAGTCTCAGGACCTGTCAAACGGCCTTTCCAAGATGGAAGCGCAGGCCGCTGCCGGGAAGGTCAGTTGGGTCCGAGTTGCGGAACAGGCGCGTGCGGGTGTCAGGAAGAGCGGGGGAGGGAATACAGGCGCGAAGCTCACTACGGCCGTCGATGGTGTGACAGACGGCCTCACCAAGGTGGACGAGCAGATTCAGACCTTCCCGACCCTGATCTACGATGGGCCGTTCTCCGACCACATCGAGGCCCGCAAACCCGTAGGGGTCACGGGCGCTCCAATAACGGCAGAGCAGGCCAAAGAGATCGCCATGCGTTTCGTCCCATTCGATGCCTCGGCTCACTCCGCGAAGGTTGAAGAGGAGGTCAGGAGCAAGATCCCCGCCTACAGGATACAGCTCGATGCTCCCAAGAACAGCGGAAAGCCGAACGCGGTAGTTGACGTGACCAAAGTGGGAGGCCATGTCACACTGATGAATGTTGCGAGGGACCTCGCGCCGAAGAAGCTGGATCTTGACGATGCCGTCAGCCGGGCGCATCAGTTCCTGGCGAAGGTCGGGATGGTCAGCATGACTCCGACTTTCGTCTCTGAGGCGGCAGACGCCGCGGTGATACCATTCATATATCAGCAGGGAAACGTGCTGGTCTATCCGGACCTGATCAAAGTGAAGGTGGCTCTGGACTCCGGCGATGTCATTGGCTACGATGCCACCGGCTACTTCATGTCTCACACGGCGAGGAAACTGCCCGAGCCGAAAGTGAAGTCAACAGAGGCCAAGGAGCTTCTGAGCCCGGGATTTGTCGCCAGTGATCCTGCCAAACTGGCGGTAATCCCTGTGGAGACAGTAGCGGCGCCGGAGGCATTCTGCTGGGAGTTCCACGGAACCTCCTACGGGGATGAGTTCTTTGTGTACGTGAACGCCGAGAGTGGCAGGGAAGAGAAGCTCCTGCAGATAGTGAAGACGCCTGAGGGGAAACTGACGATGTGA
- a CDS encoding cell wall hydrolase, with protein sequence MTRVKRLVAITVLACAVTVAFAWNRLPGADAQGRGGSGDLLARLVTAEAEGEPYQGMVAVAAVLLNRVESSKFPNTVPGVVFQPAAFESVSNGLIWRRSPSNQARSAARDALNGVDPTYGCLFFWNPSKPVSGWIWGRGIAVRIGKHVFAR encoded by the coding sequence ATGACCAGGGTGAAGCGGCTAGTGGCGATCACGGTGCTTGCATGTGCAGTAACAGTGGCCTTCGCATGGAATCGCCTGCCAGGCGCCGACGCACAGGGTCGCGGTGGAAGTGGCGATCTGCTGGCGCGGCTGGTGACTGCGGAGGCGGAGGGCGAACCTTACCAGGGAATGGTGGCAGTGGCGGCAGTCCTATTGAACCGTGTGGAGAGCTCGAAGTTCCCAAACACCGTTCCGGGCGTTGTGTTCCAGCCGGCTGCGTTCGAATCGGTGTCGAATGGGCTCATATGGAGGCGTTCACCTAGCAACCAGGCCAGGTCGGCCGCACGTGATGCCTTAAACGGAGTGGACCCGACATACGGCTGCCTTTTCTTCTGGAACCCATCGAAACCCGTGTCCGGATGGATATGGGGCAGGGGCATAGCGGTGCGCATAGGGAAGCATGTATTCGCCCGTTAG
- the sleB gene encoding spore cortex-lytic enzyme — protein MSLGSRRLVHVLAAMGIAALILIAPATAFAETRPTLYWGTSGASVRLAQWKLSQWGYYRGAVDGVFGTRTSLAVRGFQRKNGLAADGVVGRATWRALGFGFTAPAPSVTARAYVMPSRAASVDLLARVIAAESRGEPYRGQVAVGAVILNRVAASGFPHSVSAVVFQPHALESVSNGLIWRRSPDSVAYSAARDAVNGFDPSYGSLFFWNPYKPVSGWIWTRRVVVQIGRHLFAR, from the coding sequence ATGAGCCTAGGAAGTCGGCGACTTGTACACGTGCTGGCAGCGATGGGCATCGCTGCCCTGATCCTCATCGCACCGGCCACGGCATTCGCCGAAACCAGACCTACGCTGTATTGGGGCACTAGCGGTGCGTCAGTGCGGCTTGCCCAGTGGAAACTGTCACAGTGGGGGTATTATCGAGGCGCTGTGGATGGCGTCTTCGGCACGAGAACCTCTCTCGCAGTTCGGGGATTCCAGCGGAAAAACGGGCTTGCCGCCGATGGGGTCGTTGGGCGGGCCACATGGCGCGCCTTGGGCTTCGGATTCACTGCCCCTGCACCGTCTGTGACCGCGCGAGCCTACGTAATGCCGTCTCGCGCCGCTTCAGTGGATCTCCTGGCCCGGGTGATTGCGGCAGAGTCCAGGGGAGAGCCATATAGGGGACAGGTTGCAGTGGGCGCTGTGATCCTGAACCGAGTGGCTGCATCGGGGTTTCCTCACAGTGTGTCGGCAGTGGTGTTTCAGCCACATGCACTTGAATCCGTGTCGAACGGACTGATATGGCGGCGAAGCCCGGACAGCGTTGCCTACAGCGCGGCGCGGGATGCGGTGAATGGATTCGATCCCAGCTATGGCTCGCTCTTTTTCTGGAACCCCTATAAACCAGTGTCGGGCTGGATATGGACGAGGAGAGTCGTAGTGCAGATAGGAAGGCATCTCTTCGCACGGTAG